AGGACATAAGCGACAGCGAGATCGTCTCGATTCTCGATAGAGCCGCCTACTGGGAGCAGCAGCCGGAAAAGGTGCACCGGACGCTGGCTGGCAATTTCGTAGCCAACATGTTTTTCGAGAACAGCACGCGCACGCGCTTTTCCTTCGAGGTGGCGGAAAAACGGCTCGGCGCGGAGGTGCTGAACTTCACCGCCGCGGTCAGCAGCGTGCAGAAGGGCGAATCGATCTACGACACGGTCCGTACGCTGGAATCGATGGGAATCGACGCCGGCGTCATCCGGCTCAAGCCGATCGGGGTATTGCCCGAGCTGGCGGCGAAGATCCGCGTGCCGCTGATCAACGCGGGCGACGGCAACAACGAGCATCCGACCCAGGCGCTGCTCGACTTGTATACGATGCGCAAGCATTTCGGCTCGGTTCGGGGGCTGACGGTGTCGATTATCGGCGACATCCTGCACAGCCGCGTCGCCCGCTCCAACCTGTGGGGGCTGACGAAGCTGGGCGCGAAGGTGCAGTTCTGCGCGCCGCCGAACATGCGGGCGCCGGAATTGGACGCGCCTTACGTCTCCATCGACGAAGCGCTGAAGGCCGACGTCGTGATGATGCTCCGCGTGCAGTTGGAGCGGCACACGACGGGGTTGATCTCCTCGGCGGAGGAATACCGCGCCCAATACGGCCTGACCGAGGAGAGGGCGGCCAAGCTCGCCCCGCATGCGATTATTATGCACCCGGCTCCGGTCAACCGGAACGTCGAGATCGACGATGCGCTGGTCGAGCATGAGAAATCGCGGATTTTTACGCAGATGGCCAACGGAGTTCCGATCCGGATGGCGGTTGTCGAACGGGCGTTACGCTGAGGAGGTCTTCATCTATGAAGGTTTGGATATTAAACGGCAACGTATGGAACGACCGGCGCCAAGCGTTGGAGCCGAAGCATGTGCGCGTCGACGGTGAAATCATCGCGGAAATCCGCGATGCGTCCGAGGGACTGCCCGACACGGCCGGACACGAGGTGGTGGACGCGGCCGGACGGCTGCTGTCGGCGGGATTTATCGATATGCACGTTCATCTTCGGGA
This DNA window, taken from Paenibacillus thermoaerophilus, encodes the following:
- a CDS encoding aspartate carbamoyltransferase catalytic subunit; protein product: MTGTGIGLDRHLLGLKDISDSEIVSILDRAAYWEQQPEKVHRTLAGNFVANMFFENSTRTRFSFEVAEKRLGAEVLNFTAAVSSVQKGESIYDTVRTLESMGIDAGVIRLKPIGVLPELAAKIRVPLINAGDGNNEHPTQALLDLYTMRKHFGSVRGLTVSIIGDILHSRVARSNLWGLTKLGAKVQFCAPPNMRAPELDAPYVSIDEALKADVVMMLRVQLERHTTGLISSAEEYRAQYGLTEERAAKLAPHAIIMHPAPVNRNVEIDDALVEHEKSRIFTQMANGVPIRMAVVERALR